In Telopea speciosissima isolate NSW1024214 ecotype Mountain lineage chromosome 10, Tspe_v1, whole genome shotgun sequence, the DNA window AACCCCAGTCCAACCCTGACTCctcttagctgggcccaggcccgaccagACCCTGattcagggcctgaaaaatccaatcctgacccgccttcagggtcgggccgggctgaccctgattggacctaatcatggagtgggggaaggtaGAGATGCATGGATTAGACTGAGTTGGGCAGGGTctgggagaaaattatcaattttacataaaataacactataataaaatatattatcacttattatcttcatatataatatattatataacaaaatatctGTGGCATTTAAAgtgtataatatatatagtatgtcaatatatatatacacaccaACAATTTGCAGCACTGACCCATCCTCAGGGTCAAGTATCTCAGCCTAGACCCTATTCGGGTTTAGGGCAGGCCAGGGTGgattcgggccgacagggccaaacttgcaccccctaGCTCTAATACAGGGGGACGGGTgattattttcaaataagagggggcGAGTTGAGTATCGTTCGATTTTCAAGGGATGTCACGTAATTTacccttcatttttttcatttttaatcacATATATATATGGGACCTACCAAAtgctcctcctctccttcttctctgccTTGCAATCCCCTCACCTTGCCTCGCGACTTCTCTCTGTTAGTGGTGTGTCCACGTTGCCACATCCTTATCCCCAAAGAATATGTCAAAGAGACCATAACCgaatagagagaaaatagagggTGATTCCGTGATTGTGGAATAAAATGTTACTCTAATCCAACAACTCTAAAAAGACTCCTATATTAACAAAGTACTAGAGTTGGAAGTGATATTGATTAACGATTCAAAAGAAATCAACAATCGCATGAGGTGCCCCTTATCCGagaaaggtttttttttatattctttgaCGATTAATGCTACCTGTCCTAATCCTCAGAAAATGAAGAACACTAATAGAAATCCTGCACTACCTACAAATCATCAACATAAAGAGTTCATTGGCACTATTAAGTGAAATCTGTTTGGAGAATAGTATAAGGGGTGGTGGATAGATTCAGATGCAACAAGTCACATTGCCAGGATCACTCGTGGACAACAACAGTTGAAGCCTCTTACACCTGGTGACCATAAAATTTATATGGGGAACAATTTATATAGTGAAGTACGAGATGTTGCAGACTGTGTCCTTGACCTAGGAAGGgacaatttccatttgaaagaTGTACTTGATACTCTCGACATGTACCAAAACTTGATATATGTACTTGCCCTTATTAAGAAGGGTCTCGATGTACACTTCATGGGAGCTGTGGTCATTATTGGATGACACAGTTGTTCTTTTGCTTTGGGACGATTTGTCTCCGAACATgatttatttttactttctaCTGTAGACAATGTTCACAATGTAATCACCAACATGAATGGAAATGTATCTACTTTTTTAGTTTATATTGATTGTGCAAATGTGGTTTATTCATACATTTGGCATATGAGACTAAGATAGTTTAGAAtcaataaaatgaaacaaataataaaattggGGTCAAATCCTAAATTGTCCAAAGTTGAATATGATGCATACGAACATTGCCTATCTGATAAGATGATTATGAAACCTTTTACAGTGGGAGTGAAAGCAAAGGAACTCCTCGGTATACATTACCATTTGTGGGCCGCCCAATGTAAGTACTCATAATAGGTAGACTTACTTTATCACATTTACTGACGATTTCTCCAAATATgagtatatttatttattaagtaGGAAATCAGAAGCATTTAAATGCTTCATACGATATAGAATTAAAATACAAAATCAGTTGGAAAGAAATATTAAAGTTTTAAGAACGGATCATAATGGAAGGTACAACTTCATTgagttttaaatattttttgagaaacatagaatcattaaaaaaaaaggatctgtCTTTCACACCACAATAGAATAGTATGACTGAAAAACGGAATAAAACGCTATTCAATATAATACGTTATATGTTATcacaattttctatttttaagaaGTCATGGGGAAAGATCATTCTCATAGCAAAGTATATTCTGAATAGAATTCTCACTAAGTCTGTTGAGACTACACCCTATGAACTATGAATAGAAGAAACCAAACATAGCAAACTAAGGAAGTGAGGATCAGTAGCCCACATACTAATACTTGAGCCATATAGTTGGATTTTAGAACTATAAGATGTAAGTTCATAGGATATTcagaaggataaaaaatatataGGTTTTATTAACCTGTAAGGGGGTTATTGAGAGTAATGATGATGAATTTCtagagaaactagaagaggaACCGCAACAAGAGGATACAGAACCTCTACATGTCATTGAAGATGGCTATGATGTTGATTCTCAAAATGAATCAAGTATTTTTGATCAAGGAACTCAATCTCTTGGAGATCAAGTTTATCCTAAAGAACATAACTCGGAACCTAAGGTAAGTGGGAGTAAAAGAACAAGATCACCTCCAACTTATTTAGATGACTACTACCTCTATCTATGTGAATCATATTGTCATACAATTAACATAGATGTGGAAGAAGTAGTTGATTCTGTAACTTATAGCGAAGCGATAAAATCACGAGAATAAAATGAATGATTGAATGTCATACGGGAAAAAATTGATTCTATCACAAAGAATTAAGTATGAGAACTATATGACCTATAAAAAGGTAGAAATGTCATAGGTTGCAAAGGGTACTTAAGAATAAGTATAAAGTAGATGGGCCTGTTGATAAATTTAAGACCAGATTAGTTGCAAAGGGATTTACCCAAAAGGGAGGAATAGAGTATCAGAAAATTTACTCACCGATAGCGAAATTTGCTTCTATTAGGTTGATATTAGCACTTGTTGGACATCTAGACTTAGAATTATTCCAAATGAATATGAAACCGACTTCTTAAATGATAAATTGGAAGAAACCATTTACATGCGATAACCTGAAGGTTTTTCGATAATGAGACAAGAAGATAAAGTATGTAGAATTAAAAAATCTTTGTACGAATTAAAATAATCCTCTCGACAATGGTATCTGATATTCCATAAAACGATCTTAAATTAAGATTCGTGGCTAACAAGTAGGACAACTATGGACATATATTGAAGAGTAGGAGTAGTTTTACAATCCTCTCCTTGTATGTCGACAACATATTGTTAACTGAGAATGACATAGAGATGTTAAATAAGACCAAGTATAAACTCAATAGTAGATTTAAAATGAGGGATATGAGGTGTTTTAAATAAATTGATTTTGGTGTAATCGACTCGGTTCGATCCAAGTTTTTTAGGTGAAACCAGAACTGaaccgtttttttttttaatatttaagttattgaaaccaaaatcatttagtaaatggtttcagtttctcgatttttaaacggtttcggtttatcAGTCTTAAATGGTTGCGATCACAATTTTAGATACCTGATTCCTAAATGGTTTGCCTGTTTTACACCGAATTTAATGCTTAGTGGATGTACTCAACAAATCACATTGAAAAGAACATGATTTTAATTCatagaaaaaccaaaatattcaTAAAAACATTGAATACTATTATACTAATGTATTTGAATAGATCCAACCCAATTATTTTATTGTAAATTTTACATACACACTTCTACCAATCCATGTTTGACTTTCATTGTTTTCAAATTAAGCAACAATCGTCATTACATCTTCCTAATATTTGTTTAAGTTTAAatcgtttaactaaacggttccaattttaaaacaaaaatctaaccattattaaatggtttcacggtcggttcggtttcgatttgattttaacACCCCTTATATGGGGGGAAGCATCTTATATTCTAGGAATTCAAATTTCTAGGGACAACACAACGTAGATTGTGTTTAAGTCAATAAAAACACTTCAACTCTATGTTGAAAAAGTTTGGGGTGCAAAATTGCAATCCATCATCAGCTCCAATTGTATTGGGAAATGCTTTATAAAAAATCCAATGTCCTAAAAAATGACAGGAAAAGTCGAATGTACCTTATTGTATGCTATGTTTTATACACGAGCGGATTTGGCCTAGCTATCCAGTTGGTTTGGTAACTAGATACCAGAGTAATCTTGGCTCTATCCATTGAGAATCATTGAAAAAGATTATGAAGTAAATCAAAGGACCTAAGCACTTAAAAGTTTCCAAGTAGAAAAGCTTGAGGTCATTGGATACACCGATGCTGACTTCGGAGGTGATAAAGATGATTGTAAATCCACCTCTGGTCATATGTTTATATTTGGAGATACAATTGTTTCTTGGGGTAGCAAGAAACAAGAATGTGTTGCAAGACACACATAAGAAGCTGAATACATTGCTTGTAGCATGACAACTACTCAAGCAGTCTGGATAAGACGATTTTTAATGGAATTTAGGTTGAATTTTGTAAATAGATCAATGAAAATATTCTGTGAAAATCAAGCGGCAATGAACTTGATATATAGTGATGCAAataactcaaaagaaaaacatgtaaAGATTCAATACCACTATTTACGAGATACAGTATAAAATGAGATACAGTATAAAATGTGAGATTAAAGTAACCTATATAACTATAAGCGATATGGTAGTCGATCCCCTCACAAAGGGAGTTCGTGAGAAAACTTACATTAAACATGTAAATTTAATAGGACTTAGAGACTTAGAGCAATCTAAGTCTAGAATTGAAACTAAATGTCTAGAATAATTTTGGGACTTAAAATAGTCCTAGTCTAGAATAGAAACTGATTGTTCTTCATCATgacaatgaaattttttttatgattattcttgtaaataacaacaaaaatgaaaatatcatGACGGATGTTTTTGAAATAAGAACTCAGAACGTGCATTCGACTAACATGACTAAGTGGGAGATGTTTTTGACATGGCCATGTTGTAGAATAAAGTCGCTGTTCTCTTCAACCACTATAAAAATATTGTTATATTAACAAAGTAGTGGAGTTGAATGTCATATTAATTAGCGATTCAAAAGAAATCAGTAATCGCATAGGGAGCCCCTTAATGCCCTTATCcaagaaagattttttttttttctgtattctTTTGACGGTCTAagattctccctctctctctcccccatccCCTGTTTCACTGTCTTCCACCGTGCTTTCATCAACCCCCAccccatccccttcttctctgcCCTCCCCCATCACCCCCGCCCATCCCCTGCGTTCAATCCCTCTCCGGTCTTCCCTCAATCTGAGTCCCCACCGGATCAAAAATAAGGAGAAATTGCTCAGATCACAAAAGGCTTCAATTTTTCCACTGTTGTCTAAGATGCGAGGATGGGAATACGCTGGTCAGTCACCAATGGCTTCCATTTTTCCGACCCTGCAGTTAGTGATATATAATAAAGAACATTAGTTAGTATTAGACGAGGATCAGCTTCTTTTATCCATTTGGTGCTTGATAATTAACACCTTTGAAGCCCTATTACGACTTTGTACGTTTTGGCTTGAAAGTCTAGAAAAAAAAGGTTATATCATTGTCTATCAAGATTCACATCAAACTAAGGCAGCTAAATTCTCGGAATGTTCTTAAGACTCCTAAGACAATTGGAATTAGAATTTAGAATTCCCCATTGAAAGCATGTGGGACAGTGGTTTATGGTTATTGTTGTCTAAGATGAGAGGGATTAAATACGGGGTGGGGAACCGCAGAGAAGCAGGGGATGGGATAGGGAGTTGATGAGAGCATGGTGGGGAGAGTCAGAGTAGGGGAGGGAAGGGGTGTTGCAGACTTTCAGgcaagggtgttaaacggtttggtttcggtgtaattttttttaggtcaaaccaaaatcgaatcgTTTAATAAACATTtataaatggttttggtttaatCGATTTTAAAAGGTGTGATaaagttttttaaaatttaattcaCAGTTCAAACGGCTACTTTCCATTACATGTTtgttaacctttttttttatttattgaaatggaaatataaattaaatttttatatgttttcttatttgtaCCATTACATATTTACTAATTTTTTATTGTTACCATTAATACTCAAGTATTTCCATTACATACTATTAATATTGGTTTTGatttaaacggtttggttcgatttaaaccatttaattaaagaGTCTCaactttaaaacaaaaacccaaccatttattaaatttttttcacAATTTCGATATAAACGGCTCGATTcgatttcgatttgattttgacacccttacttgcAAGTAGGGGTGGAGTTGTGGGCAAGGTGAGGAGGTTGCAGGCGGGGATGGTGCAacagaaggaggaggaggtggtggtggtggggagaTTACTTCCTCTCTAATGATGTTAACCACCAAAGCACTgacaccccatggatggtgtgaaATTGACTCTGGTGGTTAAacgtcattggagaggatttggACTCGGTGGTGGGCTCCACATATGtgattaaaaaggaaagaaataaatagaaaatgtaaaaaatagaaaaaataataataaaaaaacatggAGATAGAAGATGTAGTGATAttaggggtactttaggaaaTTCAGTTTTGTTTTCTTCCAAGGCCACCTGAGAAATCAGTaactttggggattaagtaaaaCTTTTCAAAGTTGAAACTAGTGAatgcaaaataaattttaaacctacttgcaattttcccttttatttacccataaaaaattgtttttgaaaagaaaaagaaaagttttgcgatcatgattgtataaactacctaaaactcttaccatatttaataattttttttttctttcagatgTTTTAAATTAAATGAATTTGATTGCAAGGTGAAGggaaatttaataatcaaatttgTATATTTTGAAGTTAATTACACTATCATGTGAGGTAATGCCTACAAAAAATCACTTTcgtattgatttgatttcacttccctttcgaataattatcacctccaattcgctgcccgatccaattccctccaattcctcacatagaagcggaaatgactaccctaccccaccttgggcagtgtgttcgggtagggggtaggatggtcatttccactcctatgtgGGGAATTGGAGGAAATGGAACTGGCAGCAAATTGGAGTGGATAACGATTGCATCCCTTTCCTTTGTTTCCCTTGCAACTACACAGAGCTGCAAGCAAACACTTTATAGGTCTAAGATTGGAGCCAAATTGATCAAAGGTCTTCAGGAATTGTGGGACAGGAAGCCTCAAAAGTTATCATGGTGTGAGTGGGGTAAAAGAATACTATAATAATGATTTTTTAGTCTTTCAGATcacaaacataaataaaatgcaaaagACCAATCATTAACCCTTCTCCTAGAttgaatcttgaagataagttcTGGGATAACAATGCACAGTCTTCTTGGACAATCTACAACATTGTTAACCTTATAGTTTGTAATCTAAACCAGATCCATACTTCCAAGCATCAAGACGTCTATTCCATTCGTACTTCATCTTGTCTGGAAATGCATTTATCCGGGACCTTGCAGAGGAGAAAATTGGCAAAGATCAGGTGAAAATGAAGCACATTAACTATCATTCCCAGATTAAGAAAATTAGTTCAGGAGTGTACTAATGTGTTTCTCACAAGATGACAGACATTTTGCTGACATACCATAAGAAAAATTAGTTTCATATGCTACTTAATGTCTTACAAGTCTATTGAAACTTAATGAGGCTGCAATTGGCTGTGACATGGAATCACATCATTTAATTTTGAATTCCCACAGCACTTGGTATAAAACAGCGAAAGGTAAATGCTTCATAATGTACTCACCTCTGGTCATATTGATTTGTTACAAAGaggggggaaagaaaaagatCAACTCAGATTCCTTAAATGAAACCATTTCCACTCTCTATACATTTCTTGGTGATGACTGGAAATGGATCCATTTTGTGGTGGAACAAATGCATCCAGATGCTGTGGAAAACCATtacagggaaaaagaaaagggagatgCTTCATGCTTGCAAAACCAAAACGAAACTATTTCATTCCATATCACAACAAAGTCTTTCCTTagcaaaccctaatccacaagacaaccattttgtgtgtgtgtgtgtgtgttactAGAAAGTAATTACCTTATAACAGGGTCAATGAAGGTAGAGAGAAACGTGTAGTAACCCAGCATGACAAAATGTCCCGACCAGTCCAAAAGCACTGCAATTCCCACCTAGAAGATAATGATTGCACATAGTAGGGACAATCTGAGGAGATTAGAATACACAATAGCCAATTCCATGAAACCAGTTATTTGATAGATACACAGTTAGCAATCCAGACCTTTATCTATTCATGTATCTCTTAATCTATATGTTCCTCAACTAAAGGTTCTTATACTTACCGGGAGAGGGGAAAGGAATTATAAGTTTTTATAAGTAGATCAGTAATTTCATCAATCTcaatataccttatatcatttGTTGGTCAGCCCTTGTGGGTTTACACAAATTTCTATGCTTGAGATGGTGATCATCATTGATCTTTTCCATTAATACAACTTCAGCAATAAAGCTACTGGATTAGTTTAATTGTGAGGAATGAAATCCTAATGTTATAATTatggtacgcccttttttttgttaGTAAGCAAGCATGCAGCAGATATTTTGTGCTACCAAAGCATACCTGtttgaatattgatggaatgATTTGAGGCTTGGTTACCATAACCAAACCCAATGTCTTTACTAGAGGCCCAAATTGTATTACATCCTGCCACAATATAGAGAGTTTCATAGCAACACCTTTTAATTAAGAGACACCAGTAACGTCCAAATTCAAAGAGTTACATAGAGTGGGTATGGAAAACACAAAATACCAACCTGAAGAAACGGTCTTAATACCGGGTCCCCTAGCCTCTGGTGAAGATGCAACATTTaatataaatccaaaaaaagaagaagcatgtAAGCATATGAAGCAGGGGGCAAAAATTGAAGAATACAATTAGTACCAAATCTGTGCAGAACCACATAAATTACCTGCATACACTGGAAATTAACAAAAAGAAGCTCATTAATGAAATCTGATGAAACATAAGCCTGTTGCCTTGCTGACATTGCTCGTTGAAACAGCCATGATGCTCTTAAGTTGGGctacataaaacaaatttccATTGAGTTACACAAAGCAAGATTTATTTAACAACCCATGTACCAGGAGACACCCACCAAATAGGGATTCAGCAGGGACAGGCTGTCAGAGTCCAGAAAATTGTTACTAATTGCTTCATATATCCCTTAATTCAccaagaataaaagaaagattAGACCAATTTCATCGATGATAGCAAGAACACCCACGCACACAAATGCAGGCAAGCACTCAAGCACGCAATATACACAGAAACTTCTTGTCACCCCACACATGGTGACAAATGCATTGCAACCATAGCCAATCATTCTACTATAGCCTCAAATTCATCATTCATATGATAGTTAGAAGTCCCTAAACCttaaaaagagggggaaaaaaggatGGCCAGAAGTCAGGAAAAAAGTTCGACTTTACTTTGGAATAAAAAACCATAATATTCGTAGGGATATCGGAGAGGTTCTTCTGTGAAAAACTTGCCGTTTAAGACTGCCAATGGATATTAAAAGGAGCAGTACATCAACAGAATATACCAGTTGAGAGTCTGCCAAGGTGCCGAGTCAAGCTCCCGAAACCACCAAATGAAACTGGTGATTGTATGCCACTAGCATCACCAAACTGCACAGAATGACTTGTCATGCTCAATGCATTCTTTATATAATTCCACATCTTTGAGACGTTAGAAGTGTGTAATGTAAATCACCTGTAGAATACGATTAAAAGAAGCTGGCAATGGACTGTAAAGAAGTTGATCCGCCCCATTAAAAGAGAGAGGTGTCAGAGTCGGTCAATGTAGTTGGCACATTATCTTGAAATTGGCAACAAAAGTATTAAAACTatcattttgatttaatttacaAATGGAGAAACTAAAGATGAAGAAATACAAGATTATAATTGGATAGAGCATTAATACAAAGTTCAATGCACAGATACACAAGTCAAACATCTATCACTTTCAGTTGGCTTGGATTTGACATCAATAAATTCTACGTTCAATCACATGCACATATGcaacacaagaagaaaaagaaatgaataaagaaagaaataaaaggaacCAAGGATTCGGAATGATAGCACAAATACAGAAATAATTGAAGAACAGAAATCATCAAAATTACCCTAAATTCATTCTTGAAATAACCATCCTTATCTCAAGAGGAATCTACAGTGCTAGAAAATGAATGGAGTAAAAAGTACAGTACTCCTAGTAAGCCTTTCTTGGCTCATATCAGGGATCTGGTTATCAACTATAGTCCAAAGTGTAGCTCGGTTCAATTTTGTGCAAAAAGTGGGACTCTGCAGCCGTCAGCTGCTTAGAGGAAGCCACCAAGCATTTCTGGTCCCACTCAGCCTCCAAACCAACAAATGACCTCTATGCGAATAAAATATAGTAGGCTATTCAGGTTACGAGTAAGAATTTTTAAGAGCACATGCACCTATAGGAATCCCTTAATGTGTTTGAACTATTGGAGTTCAGACTCCTGACAATATAGGACTATTAGTTAACAAGTCAAGGTAAATTAGACACAAAATGGAGGTGTAAATTACTACGCCAATAAGGAACCATCCAGTTCTATTAGAATAGTAATTCACTAATTCCCACCAATTAGGCAgagattttaattttctttgttgGATAGAAATGCAGttggaagagaagaaatgaaatttcaatgtTACAGATAAGGTGTGTATAACTGGGCTGTGAAATGGAGATTCAAAAGCTATTTGGATATCACGAACCAAAGAAAGCACCTTCAAATGGTGTACACTATGACTTATACCTTGTCTTGAACATAACAGAATCTTAATTGCAATTTTTGTAACAGTAGCAACTTTCACCTGTCACGATACGTAGGGAAAATGCCAAAGAGAACTCTCAATATATCCAAATCGTCAAGTGAAACTCCCTGTAAAGCATTAATAAATCACAGAATCTGCAGTGAATAAATGGTTACCAACTAAATTAACAGATGTTACAAATTTCTATATTCCCATTTTTATAAGAGCCAGTATTATATCAACAATAACACAAAAAGCATAAGAGCCAGTACTATATTAAAACCACTGGAAAGTTGACTTAATGAGTATGGTTGAAGAATTCAACAACCTGATAAGCTGGCATTAGATCCCAGTAATCTTCTAATAAATCTTCTAATTTTGGGCATCCTGGTTGGGGATCAAGATAAGTAAACATATAGGTAGTTCGATCCGTGGGACCAGAGCCAGCAGGAAATGCCTGTGGATTCACAAAGTAAAGATCCATTTGTAAAGAATAATTTAGTTGCAATAGAGGTTAATGGTAAATTCCAGTTACCTCCCAAAAATAATGTACATCTGAATCTCCAACCTTTTTCACCGATGAACTACTAAAAATGACATCACCCATAAAATTCTCCCTAAAACCACGAGAACAAGAACCAACAACAAGGCAAACACCTTCTGGCTTCCTTCCTGATCTGATCTGTTAAATGAATCGCATACTTAAAAGTTACAAGAATGCTATTTGATAGGACTGAGAAACCGCACATAATGCTGGACATGGTGACAAACAAGATGGTGAACATATATACTTATGGATGTTAATATTGTCATACATTAATTTTCATGCTTTGTTTCTTTGAACATTGGGTGGACTGCAAATCGCTAACTGCCAGGTAGTGGTCATACCAACAACACATTCATATATTTAAATTTAGGGACTCGTCAGAAAATTCTCTGATTGGACAGTTTGATAGTTCAAACCACTTGTACTGGAGTCCATTTTTGGGGGTACGAAAGAGTCCAACAACTGGATTGTGTAtgtaaataaattaagaaaaaggaagaagaagaagagaagccgagagagaagaggagacgAGAATCTGCAGAACTGTGAGAGTTTCACGATATGTGTTACTCTCCTCTAAACCTTCATTATGTAAATAActtaaagggtaaaacagtaaacatccaaataaaataaaagaaacaacttAATGGCTGAttagactaaaataccctcctcACTGTGCTCTCGGTATTAGCTTCTTGCGCTAATACTAAGATCACGATAACAGTGTACAATAGTAATTATGTTGATTTTAAATATGTACTCGTATAAATTCATGTATTAGTGCTAGAAGAGGGTGGGCCTCGGCaaaacagtaaggttgctccatggTGACCCagtggtcacaggtttgagtcgggaaacagcttctccatgaagcaggggtaaggctacatACATTACGACCCTCCCCACACCCCGCAGAGGtgcctcatgcattgggtacgTCCTTTTTCAGTAGTGCTAGAGCAAGGTTCAGACTTTTGAtaacattttttaaataaatacaaaCATATTAATCATAGACAAAAAAGAGCAGCCTACAAAAAGGATGCTATACAAGATGACAAATAATTAGTATTAATGACATTGCAAGAATTTTTTCCCATTTAGGGTCATAGAAATTTTGCCACAATCTTTTGCAACGATTTTGAGGTGATTGTGTGACCACTTTGCCTTGTAAATGAGTTTTAACTAACCCTTTTTTAAGTTGAGATCTGTCAGTACCTATTGATGTTTACTTTTCTTTTAATAACTTAGTGAAGAACTGTAATAGTTCAACTATCACATGATCCTAATATATGTACTTTACTAACTTTTACATATTTTAAAAGAACAACTAcaaaattaattataatttaCCATAGTGGATTTATTCCTCTAGGGTagccaaaaaaatattatagCAAAACAATTGGATATAATGTGGGTTTTGCTTAGTTAAAAAATTTCAATCAGAATcactgaaaataaaatttcaccAATGTTTGAAATTCTTACGA includes these proteins:
- the LOC122644234 gene encoding uncharacterized protein LOC122644234; amino-acid sequence: MSVMQLQQQTFIHGFYNFSTATPFKRRGRAQINGSLRTEALPSRTQRIMESISVSGEVGGAGGASSYNALKKLDQLWSNICSSPTVLQEQREVVSCIPGLFSQSDLADRAVDAFDVLICGGTLGIFLATALSSKGLRVGIIERNLLKGREQEWNISRKELMELVEVGILTEDDIEQVTAVKFNPNRCGFEGKGEIWVEDILNLGVSPSKLIELMKTRFTSLGGVIFEGDSVSSISIYDDAAVLQFTEGNILISDLVIDAMGNFSPVVKQIRSGRKPEGVCLVVGSCSRGFRENFMGDVIFSSSSVKKVGDSDVHYFWEAFPAGSGPTDRTTYMFTYLDPQPGCPKLEDLLEDYWDLMPAYQGVSLDDLDILRVLFGIFPTYRDSPLPASFNRILQFGDASGIQSPVSFGGFGSLTRHLGRLSTGIYEAISNNFLDSDSLSLLNPYLPNLRASWLFQRAMSARQQAYVSSDFINELLFVNFQCMQRLGDPVLRPFLQDVIQFGPLVKTLGLVMVTKPQIIPSIFKQVGIAVLLDWSGHFVMLGYYTFLSTFIDPVIRSRINAFPDKMKYEWNRRLDAWKYGSGLDYKL